GGCAGTTGGGGTCAGAGTTTTATTTTGCTGTaagcctagctagctagctaactAGGAGACAATATGAAATACATCAATGAGATGTTTCACTTCAGCCACCCACAGCACAAGCTCAAGTACCACTACTCCGAGGTCCCCTTCAAGTGCGACGGCTGCAAGGAGGTGGGCATAGGTTCTCGCTACAAGTGCTCCGGCAATAGTGGGGGCGGTGGCGCTTGCGACTTCGACCTCCACGTCCACTGCGCGCTCATCCCCTCGCCCCCAACCCTCCTCCACCCTTTCTACACCAAATGCTCGTTCCAGTTCCTCCCCCGGCCGCCTGGCACCATCCCCCGCTACTGCAACGCCTGCGAGCGGGACGTCGCCGGCTTCGTCTACCACTGCCGCTCCTGCGGTTTCGACCTCCACCCCTGCTGCGCCAAGCTCCCGATGGTACGGGAGCCGTTACGCGGGCTTACATTAATTaatggaaaattttattttttaacgttCCTGAAACCGTATGTGCatgttaatttttgttaacAGGTACTCCAGGACGGGCACGTCAAGCTCTACCTCTGCAGGAAGGTAGGCACCTCCTGCCACCGCTGCGGCCGGAAGGGCGGCAGCTGGAGCTACCGCTCCGCCTGCAAGAAGTACAATTTCCACGTTGCTTGTGTCAAGGAGATGCTGGTAGAGAACTGGCATGACATCTACTTTGGTCACCATGGAATCGCCGGCGGCGGCGGAGGTAGTAGGATGGTAGACAGTCGGATTATTCCTAGTTTGAATGGCGGGATTCAGAGCTACCACAATCAGAAGAAAAGTAAAGGGAAGGTGAAGAAAGGGTGTGAAATGGCTGGTTTGGCTCTGCAATTTGTGGTGTCGGCCGTTCTGGGAGATCCGACGACTCTCATAGCAGGCGTTGTGGGTTCACTGATCTCCAAGTAGTGTTCGGTATTGATCATCTTGGCGCTGTGCTAAATCCAATTGCAAGTTATCAGTTACTGTAAAATTGTTTAGTCTGGTAGTGGGGGAGAAATTAAGATGATAATTGATAACTTGTAAACAGACTTGTATTGCATGTGCGTGCCCAGAAAAGAACGGATCTTTAATTAACGATTATGTTTGGGATGGAAAAagacattttataaattatttaatccaCTCATATTTCATTCAAGATAGATATATAATGGTTCTCGACCAGAGATGACAATTGGAATCGAAATCGAGGGAACGAACTAATCGacgcaattaaaattatttgattgggtaatgatttggtttaaaaaaaaatcgaacaagTTTCAATGAGTATAGTTTAGTTAtgattttcattaaatttaaatcaaaactcAAAGCGAAACCGAATCGAATGtgtgggtaaccgaaccaaatacgcatatataatatattaaatatatatatattatatatacacataatatatatattgactaatacatttttttacaagtattttaaataatgtattataaatatataaaatatttaacatttataaagtaattaataaataaaaataaaatataatcttaaattattttatttttatcaataaaataattatatccaacaagtttgaagttaatttgtaactttatatAAGAAGAAggcaattaaaaaaattatggttaaaatcgaaatcaaaccgaaaccgaatgatttggttagggtttttaatttttaaaactaatgaataatgatttggttttgattttagtagtttaagtttgatttgattatagttttgacaaaaatcgaaaccaaaacTAACTATTGCCAACCTTATCTGGGAGTAGTGCTTTggtcttttatttatatacatatatatatatatattattttaaagactagtttattttttattttgttagataaattgaaaatatatacttaattagtttttttgtatttgtaaaaATTGTAATTGCGTGTACACACATTAA
This genomic stretch from Diospyros lotus cultivar Yz01 chromosome 1, ASM1463336v1, whole genome shotgun sequence harbors:
- the LOC127812230 gene encoding uncharacterized protein LOC127812230 — translated: MKYINEMFHFSHPQHKLKYHYSEVPFKCDGCKEVGIGSRYKCSGNSGGGGACDFDLHVHCALIPSPPTLLHPFYTKCSFQFLPRPPGTIPRYCNACERDVAGFVYHCRSCGFDLHPCCAKLPMVLQDGHVKLYLCRKVGTSCHRCGRKGGSWSYRSACKKYNFHVACVKEMLVENWHDIYFGHHGIAGGGGGSRMVDSRIIPSLNGGIQSYHNQKKSKGKVKKGCEMAGLALQFVVSAVLGDPTTLIAGVVGSLISK